The DNA segment GTCAAGAGCATGCTCTCAAGGTGAACAGACAGATCACACTTTAGTAAAGTGCAGGTATATTTTTTCAATGTGACCTGAGAGAATTCAGTTGGCATAAAGCATGAGAATCCTCTAAAGGGTCTGTCTTCtcccgttcccttctcctctcacgtTGTCTCAGTAGCAGAACTGTGATTGCTTGTTCTGTATTCTTCCTTTTAGATATATTCCTCAGAAACAGTCAGAGGAGATGCACACCTTTGTGACTGAAGTTGCCTATAAAATGCAGCTTCTCCAAATTCAAAACCTGGTCCTGAGCCCGTGGCCGCTAATAGTTGCTGTCCTGCTTCAGAACCGGCCATCCATGGACTTTGATGCCCTGTTGGAAAAAACTTTATGGCTGAAAGGCTTAACCCAGGCCTTCGGGGGGTTTCTTACTTGGCCTGGTACGTATGTGGGACATATGTGGTGAGAATGcttgctttttttatttattaaatttggaAAGCTAAACATGAAAAAAACCCATATCGGACTTTGAGCAAAGCATTGCTCAGAGAAAGAAAGCTTAGTCTGTTTTTATACTATAGGACATTGACCATAGCTTGTTGATTACTTGAGAATAATTGTCTATATGTCATGTCTCACTGTGAGACTCCAAGTAGATAGAGGACTAGAACACCCTCCTTTGTATCCAGTGGAGTGGGGAATAAATTAAGACTCTTCGTACTCCACATATTCTTCCCGCTACACCGACCTCTTTTTACCACATATTTGCAACCCTTTGCCTTACTGGATTGTAAGGATTAAAGGGCTAGTCTTGCAGAACTGTATACAATTCTCTGGTAATAACAGCTTTGAAAACCTCATTGGAGTTGTGAGTACTATGCTCAGAGTTTGGAATATATATGACAGTAGTTAGCTTAAGTTACTTTCAATCTCTTTGATTTAAAATTGTAGAGACTGCAATTGAAAATGCAATCTTTTGAGGGGGGCACACCCATAACATACAGGATTTTAGTTGCCCAAccgaggatcaaacctgtgcccctacaTTGGAAAcgtagagttttaaccactggacctctagggaagtcTCAGAATGCAGTCTTTTTAAGACCATACAATTATATATAGTCAGATACTTACTGACTGTTCACTCATTAAACCTGGGGAGTACCAGGGGTACAAAGATGAACAAGATGTAAACCCTGTTCTGGATAGAAGGCAGGGTGGTTGGTGACGTGTAAACTAGTCATTCGTTGAAATAAAGTCAGAGAGCTATGGACAGACTGCTGAGGTTACTGAGAATAGTGCGTGGGAAAGGGCCCACACTCAGCAAGGTGTGACTTGTGAACCAGCCTTGAAGGGCACTAGGAGCCCTTCAGGAAGACAGCTGGGGAGGAGCATGGCTAATGCAGGGAGTAGGAACACGCAGTGAGGGGGCGACAGCACTGGGCGTCTCTTGACCCGCTGGTGACGGGTGACGttagagcactggctttggggaAGGAGTGATGGAGATGGACATGTGGACAAAGGCTGGATCCCAGAGGCCTGCTGTCTTGGAGTCTGGACTAGAGTTGGAGGTCACAGAATGCAGCCGTGGATTTAGGCAGGGAAGTATGGCGGATTGGCCTTAGGAAGTAGCCAGATTTCAGTTTAAAGATGGACCACGGTGGGGAGGGACTGGAGTCAGGGAGACAGACAAGCAGGAAGACTGCCATTCAGAGATGAGCACTCAGGCAGCAGAGCCAGGCAGCCGCAGAGGGCAGCGTGGCTGACAGAGGCCTGGAGGCATTACTCACAGGAGTGCTGGTCAGCCGAGTGTTGATCACCAGTAGGGAAGTAAGGATGAATCATACATCTCTTCCCAGTATTGTAATGGTCTGATAGGAGGCACAGGACATGTTGATTGTAATATAAGGCGTAAAGTTGTGAAAGAGGAATACCCAGAAACATATGAAAATGGAGGCACCTGTCTTTCTGAggtgttttgctttttccagaggGGATAAATATGTGGCTAATCCATAGCTAAAAGTACCTGTGCAGCCACCATGACAGCTGTAGTTGTCATTAATACAAAGTGAGAGTCGGTTGGTAAGTTCCAGAAGTCAGGTACCAGAAATGATCAAACACAGTTTCTAATTTAGAACGTGGTGTGTATATTTGgttccttttttgcttttttacccAGATTATTTCATATTCTTAAGCATTCTCATGTCTAGGCTATGATAtgcatattattatattatatatgtaaaataaatcgTATTGTATATATAGTGTCACACGCTGTATCATTACATGAACAACCTGAGACAAGGCAGATTAGTCCAGAGTGAATGTGATTGAGTCTGGAAGGAAAAACTTCGCCTCCCACTTGACCCTTCCATGAAGCATTCAGAACCTGTTGTCCCGCTTGAGCAGCGTGTCTCCTTTACACACCTGTCAGCCAgctcttcggagaaggcagtggcaccccactccagtactcttgcctggaaactcccatggacggaggagcctggtgggctgcagtccatggggtcgctaagagtcagacatgactgagcaacttcactttcacttttcactttcatgcattggagaaggaaatggcaacccactccagtgttcttgcctggagaatcccagggacgggggaggctggtgggcttccgtctatggggtggcacagagtcggacacgactgaagcgacttagcagcagcagcagccagctctTTGTCTCAGGGTAAGAATAAAATGAGTTCCCTTATTAAGAATATTGTTAaatactcccatctcttttatCATGCTTATAATTCTAACTCCTCAGCTATCTTTTGGCCGGTGGAGTGTCGGGTGCTGACGTACCAGAAATTGTTATGAACCTACTTCTTCAGTTACCTTTGATACAGGAAAACCGGAAAAGTCTCTTTGGTGTCCCTTTGTACTCAGGGAGACGTGAAGCTTGGAGGGTGCCTGTTCGGGTTGCCCTTTGGTTTACCTCCAAAGTTGTAAAGTGATATTCTTGCCATCTTGGAATTTAGGTGTGTCgcatatcttctttaaaaaaaaaaaaaatttaatttatttatttttggctgcattgggtcttagttgaggctgCAGGCTTAACTGACGTGTAgtatgtggaattttagttccctgaccagggttgaaCCCACGTTAGAAGGGTAGAACCACCCATTAGAAGGCatgttcttaatcactggacccccctcccctccccagggaagtccctagcatgTATTCTTGTCTTAGTATTCTTAGATTCACATATGTGATTTTCTTGTCATGTAACTTGATATTACAAAAATGTGATTCCTGAGAAAGTGTTGGCTTTCAAAATGGGAGTTGATGTGCATTTCAGAATGGCTAACAGATTTGGGGTAGATGAAAAAGTATGTTATATGTCCTTAAAAAGAGTTTATTTATGATatactgcttttaaaatatccttCCCATGTAGTATCATTACCTCATTTGGTGGGGCTAAAACCAGTACCTGTACTTAACAGTAAATGTGTCATTTCACTAGCGTTATTTCATACTAGGGGTAAGACCCCCAGCAGTGACCCAGCCCGTTTCTTTGCCATTTCCCTGAGTGAATTGTCCTTGCCTATTTAGATAATGAACCTGCTGAAGCagttatccagtccagcattcttcTGCATTCCAACATCGTCAGCCTCGTCAAAGACCGGGTGATTCTGAAAATGGAGTGCGGAGACTCGGAACTGGTGGATGGACTCATTTTCCAGCATATCACCCTCCTCATGTGCTTGGCATACAGGAACCAGCTGCTCAACGTTTTTGTCCGTCCGTCCTTAGTCGCTATGGCATTGCAGATGACACCTGGGTTCAGGAAAGGTAACTTTTGGTACCATGGTCTTGAATTCTGGAAGAGACCTGGCCATTCAGTCCCATGTAGGGAGCAACGTTTGAAGCTTTAAATGCCGTGCCACGTGTGTGCAGCCCACACCCCAGCAAGGGAAGGGCCTGTACTCAGAATTAGTCAGGTTTTTCCTCCTAAATACATGACTAACTGCCTAAAACTCGGGAATTGCAAAGGACCTAAAAAAATGATCTAATCTAAACATCtccttttataaatgaggaacaCTAGGCCTAGAAATTTCTGACTACTTGAGGGTATGAGACGAGAGCACAGCTCTCCATTGCCTGGTCTGATGCGCTTTCTCTGATGTCACTTCCCTCAGCCGACAGAAGCAGACGGGGTGGGTGAACAGTCCCAGCGGTGTGTGAGTGCTCATATACAGGAGCGTGCTGGTCGCACCGAGGAGTATAACAACAAGTGGAGCCGTGTTTTTCACAGAAACCTGTAGTCAGGGCTGCACTGTAGAATTTTTGGAGGCTGAGTTCCTTCCCCGAAAGCCTCTGATTCAGTTGGTTGTCTTTGTGTTTGTCATCCAGAGCTCTGTAGATCATTTTAAGGAAAAGCCAGAGTGGAGGTACACTGGGCTCAGCTGCAGACCTTTAGCCTTGGAAGGAAATGTCATTTtgtgaatgaggaaactgaggcccagaggggtcAGACAGCTTAGCTCAGGACAAAGGAAACTCAGACCTTGATCCTAGTTCTCCCTGAGGCTTCTCACATTGGGATTCATCCACAGCTGAGGGGCACATACGTAGTCTTCTGGAGTATTTCAGTGTGAACACTCTGAAATTGGAGGCGACCGTTTGTGTCCGCATGGAGGTATATTTTTATGATGAGAAAAGTCATGCCAGAAAGATGAATGTCTGTATCTGATGGGCCAGGAAGACCCACACATCTGAGGGGTAAGACAGTAGTTTCTAGTGTTGTGTGCCAGTGTGTTCTAGTGCCAAAGATGGGGTAGAGACATCGGCAGATGTTAATGTGGAAGGAAGCGAGGAAGccattcctttccttctctgctaGGAAACCATGCACAGGTGAAGTGAAGTGCCCTGGCTTTAAGGCCACTTGCTCATTTCCACACTGACTGATTAGAAGCCTGATTGTAATTCAGCTTCAACCATTGAAATCATACTAGACTGTAGTTTACTTGTGGGTAAAATTTAGATTGTTTATAGcttccttccctggtagctcagctggtaaagaatccgcctgcaatgcaggagaccccgttctattcctgggtcgggaaagtcccctggaaaagggataggctacccactccaatattcatgggcttccctggtgactcagatgataaagaatccgcctgcaatgtgggagacctgggttcaatccctgggtgggaagatcccctagagggagagcatggcaacccactccagtgttcttgcctgtagaatccccatgggcagaggagcctggcaggctacagtccttggggtcgcaaagagttagacacaactgagcaactaagcacacagcatagCTTCCTTGCCCCTGGAATATGAATAATATGCCTTTAAAATACTACATTTTGAGCTTCAAGAGGAacaggacatatgtatacctatggctgactcatggcagaaaccaaagctattataaagcaattattcttcaattaaaaataaataaatttaaaaaaataaaatactacattTTGGAGTATCATGAACTGCTTGGTACTCCCTGCCTGTTTAAAAAGCTGAGTTGTAATTTTGTGTAATGAATTTATTTCCAGAGGATGTCTACAGTTGCTTTCGCTTCCTATGCAGTGTTTTTTCAGATGAGTTCATCTTTCTTCCAGGAAATGCACTAAAGGTAAATCCTTAACTGCAGAAAAGCTGTGTGTTTATGGTGTGAGTTCTGAAAATGTTAGGCTTGGATTCACAGGTGTGTCTTCCCTTCCTTCAAGGCTACATGCAGCAGAGAAAGAGACGTGCAAAAGGGAAACATGGACACATATAGTTCAACAAACTCGGTTTTAATTCTTCACATTTAATCAATAATTTGGGGATTATTTGGTGAGAGGAACCAAATCGTTGAACTGTTAGTGCAGCCACTGTAAAAATAACTAATAGCCAACTATTCTGTTAGAAAATTTACCAATCAGGACGCGTTTTCCAGCACAACTTACTGGAATGATTAGGGTCTTTTGCTTAGAGACTGGAGAACAGTGGTCCTGCCTGGTGGTGTGGACAGCTGGTGAAGGATCGGGCCCCCAGAGCTGGACCGCTGGCTTGCAGGCGTGGAAGCAGCACTGGCAAGTGGGTCTGGGGTCTGTCCGTTACGCTGAGGGACACAGGTTTTGTTCAGTAGGAAGTGAGGGCAGCCATTTTGAGCATAACATGATTCTCAGTGTTTTTCGGACTTGCCGCATGCACTTTTGTTTAAATGTGAGGAGAGTATGGCTGTATACAAAGTGAAAGATCTGTTGCCCAGGTAATGGTTTCTGAGGCTTATCAGGTTTTCAGTGTTTACTGTATTTGAGGATCAATATTCTGAGCGTCGAAACAGTGCTGCTCTGGCTCCTAACAACCACAACCGTGGGTCTGGGAAGGGTTGCAGAATTAGCTAGTGTTTCTCTTGTTTCACGGGTGCATGGCTGCATACACTGAGCCCAGCAGTGGATCATTGACCTAAATTATAAATTTGTGGATGAATTCTGtcttttcccctccccttccaggactttgaagaaggctgttACTTGCTTTGTAAAAGTGAGGCCATACAAGTGATGACGAGGGACATCCTAgttacagaaaaaggaaattctgtgTTAGAGTTTTTAATAGGACTTTTTAAACCTTTTGTGGAATCTTATCAGGTGTGTAAATCTTTGCAAGTTCTCCTTCATCCTCCCATAACAAATATAACTGAGACTGTCCTACCCTGTACTTATTTCCGGTCTGAAGAGCAAGTGTCTTCCCCAAGGGAATGGTAGAACTTTTTTTTTGCAAGGGGAGGGGTCTTTATTCTGCCACAGAGGGGCAGAATACAATTAAGAGGGTCAGTGTAAAATTTTTACTGTTCTATTGTAGTTGGcttccctttttcactttctgttccTCTTATCCCCCctcttaaaaataagataatttgcAAATACCTCTTGAATGAAGAAGAAGACTACTTCACTGAGAAACAGTACTTCATAAGAGTTAGAAAATTCACAAGTCAGCTTCTCGATCAAGGTGAGTCACAACCCTGAAGGCGGTGCTTTCTGTCAGCTGAGAACAAACAGGAGGTCACTCACTCCCTCATCCCTGTGTTTTAGGGGCCTCACAGTGTTACGATGTATTATCCTCCGACGTACAGAAAAATGCCTTAGCAGCTTTTGTGAGGCTCGGTGTGGTGGAGAAGAAGAAGGTGTAAGTAACAGAGCATGATGCCCAGGGTGGGCTCGGGGCGGCGACAGCTCAAAGCAGTCGAACACCGAGTCCATAGAGAGAACTGTGGAGATGCATGTGGTCTAGGAAGCATCACGTCATGCTTCACTTCTGCACGTTCTGAGTAGTGAAGTCACTCTGCGTTCCCATGCAGATTTTATGTGGCTATGAATAAACATTACactgaagcaaagaaaaaatttgCTTTAGGCCAGCATTTTGGCTTAGACCTAATTACTGAAATTTATAGGTTaattctggagtaggaaatggcaacccactcctttattgcctgaaatattccctggacagaggagcctggtgggcgcaGCCCATGGggagcaaagaattggacacgaccgagcgattGAGTACACGTGCACACATATTGGTTAATTATAAGAAAATCCGAGTGGGGGGcatgtcgtgtgtgtgtgtatccttacatatatattcatatacacacaACTTTCAGCTATTTAAAACTACCCTTGAGGAAGACTATTTAAACATTCTtactatataaaaaatgaatgttGTCTTTTTGTCCTAATTTATGCAGTAAGAaagcttattattttttctcctagAAATAATGATTATATATTTAACGTGAACGAACCTGCCACAACAAAGTTAGAGGAAATGCTTGGTAAGTACCATTTAATAAAATGTGATGGGTTTTCACATTGCATTTAGCAACATATAGTAAAACAGGAAAGTACGGTActaaataatttatcaaaatgAACAGCAGTCAAGCTTTAATACACGCAAagaactatttttgttttatttttgttttttttttatattcatggATAAGCTTTATTCCAATGTCTACATAAAAATGAGTTGATGTTAATTAGGAAATAGTTTTTCCAAAGGCGTTAAAATTTATCAAACAACAGAATTTTGTCCTTCCCTTTAGGCAAAGAACTATTTCTATCATCTAGAGTTTTCTTAAGGAACTAAGAAGAAAACTAACAGAAAACACACCAGGCATAAAATAGGCAGTCTTACACAGCATAAAAACGATCCGCTCCTAACATACTAACCAGGGTGCATGATCTAGTCCTGGTGACATCAAGAAGATGCTCTCCTTCTAGTTTGGATTCATTAGCTCCCATTTCATTGCCAAggaccttagtttcctgaatggGGCCTGAAGCCAGGCCCTTAgcaatgaaagcatggagtcctaaccactggactgcctgctTAGGACTAAAATAGTCTTCTGTTTATAGTATGTCTGAAATTTCAGAATACATAACCTTGAAATTCGATTTTGAattttgtggtggtggtgttcagttcctaagtcgtgtctgactctgcgacccgtggactgcagcatgccaggcttccctgtctttcaccatctcccagagtttgctcaaactcatgtccattaagttggtgatgccatccaaccagctcatcctctgtcgtccccttctctttctgccttcagtctttctcagcatcagggtcttttccagtgagtcaactttacacatcaggtggccagagtattggagctttagcttcagcatcagtcctttcaatgaatatttagggttgatttccttaggattcactggtttgatctccttactgtccaagggactctcaacagtcttttccaataccacaattcaaaagcatcagttctgcggcgctcagccttctttatggtccaactctcacatccatggctactggaaaaactatagctttgactacgtggatctttgttagcaaagtgacatctctgctttttaatatgttgtctagatttttcataggttttcttccaagaagcaagtgtcttttaaaatttcatagctgcagtcaccatccacagagaCCACTAAAAttaagtgtgtcactgtttccattgtttccccagctatttgctgtgaagtgatgggaccaggtgccataatcttagctttctgaatgttgagttttaagccaactttttcactctcctctttcaccttcatcaagaggctctttagttcctctttgctttctgccattagggtggtatcgtctacatatttgaggttgttgatatttctcctggcaatcttgattccagtggtGCTTCaactagcccagcatttcgcatgacctacactgtatataagttaaataaacagggtgacaatatacagccttgacgtactccttttccagttttgagcCTGTATGTttattccatatctggttctgtttcttcttgacctgcatacaggtttctcaggaggcaggtaagttggtccagtattcccatctctttaagaattttccacagttggttatgatccacaaagtcaaaggctttagcatagtcagtgaagcagaagtagatggttcatggaattctcttgctttttctatgagacagtggatgttggcaatttgatctctggttcctctgccttttctaaatccagtgtctacatctggaagttcacagttcacatactgttgaagcctagcttgaaggattttgagcattaccttgccaacatGCGAAATGAacgcaattgtatggtagtttgagcattctttggcattgccttcctttgggattggaatgaaaactgaccttttccagtcctgtggccactgatgagattcccaaatttgctggcatattgagtgcagcactttaacagcattatcttttaggatttgaaatacctcaactggaattctgtcacctctactagctttgttcatagtaatgcttcctaaggcccacttgacttcacaccgtaggatgtctgactctaggtgagtgaccacaccattgtggttatctgggtcattaagaccttttttcattccaatcccaaagaaaggcaatgccaaagaatgctcaaaccaccacacaattgcactcatctcacatgctagtaaagtaatgctcaaaattctccaagccagacttcagcaatatgtgaatcgtgaacttccagatattcaagctggttttagaaaaggcagaggaaccagagatcaaattgccaacatccactcgatcatcgaaaaagcaagagaaaacatctatttctgctttgttgactatgccaaagcctttgactgtgtggatcacaataaactgtggaaaattcttcaagagatgggaataccagaccacctgacctgcctcttgagaaacctatatgcaggtcaggaagcaacagttagaactggacatggaacaaaagactggttccaaataggaaaaggagtatgtcaaggctgtatattgtcaccctgcttatttaacttatatgcagagtacatcaagagaaacgctgggctggatgaagcataagctggaatcaagattgctgggagaaatatcaataacatcagatatgcagatgataccacccttattggcagaaagtgaagagaaactaaaaagcctcttgatgaaagtgaaagaggatagtgaaaaatttggcttaaagctcaacatttagaaaacgaagatcatggcatctggccccatcacttcatgggaaatagatggggaaacagtgaaaacagtgtcagactttattttttggggctccaaaatcactgcagatggtgattgcagccatgaaattaaaagacgcttactccttggaaggaaagttatgaccaacctagatagcatattcagaagcagagacattactttgccaacaaaggtccatctagtcaaggctgtggtttttccagtggtcatgtatgatgtgagagttggactgtgaagaaagctgagcgcctaagaattgatgctttttatttatttatttattttattttttaactttacaatattgtattggttttgccatatatcaacatgaatccgccacaggtatac comes from the Bos javanicus breed banteng chromosome 28, ARS-OSU_banteng_1.0, whole genome shotgun sequence genome and includes:
- the GNPAT gene encoding dihydroxyacetone phosphate acyltransferase isoform X2; translated protein: MDHSSSSNSCFSVGSTSPGAVVLLYSLSKESLQPVEVLREEACEILDEMSHKLRLGAIRFFAFALSKIFKQIFSKVHVNEEGIQKLQRAIQEHPVVLLPSHRSYIDFLMLSFLLYNYDLPVPVIAAGMDFLGMKMVGELLRMSGAFFMRRTFGGNKLYWAVFSEYVKTMLRNGYAPVEFFLEGTRSRSAKTLTPKFGLLNIVMEPFFKREVFDTYLVPISISYDRILEETLYAYELLGVPKPKESTTGLLKARRILSEKFGNIHVYFGDPVSLRSLAAGRMGRSPYNLVPRYIPQKQSEEMHTFVTEVAYKMQLLQIQNLVLSPWPLIVAVLLQNRPSMDFDALLEKTLWLKGLTQAFGGFLTWPDNEPAEAVIQSSILLHSNIVSLVKDRVILKMECGDSELVDGLIFQHITLLMCLAYRNQLLNVFVRPSLVAMALQMTPGFRKEDVYSCFRFLCSVFSDEFIFLPGNALKDFEEGCYLLCKSEAIQVMTRDILVTEKGNSVLEFLIGLFKPFVESYQIICKYLLNEEEDYFTEKQYFIRVRKFTSQLLDQGASQCYDVLSSDVQKNALAAFVRLGVVEKKKVNNDYIFNVNEPATTKLEEMLGCKTPVGKPATAKL
- the GNPAT gene encoding dihydroxyacetone phosphate acyltransferase isoform X3; its protein translation is MSHKLRLGAIRFFAFALSKIFKQIFSKVHVNEEGIQKLQRAIQEHPVVLLPSHRSYIDFLMLSFLLYNYDLPVPVIAAGMDFLGMKMVGELLRMSGAFFMRRTFGGNKLYWAVFSEYVKTMLRNGYAPVEFFLEGTRSRSAKTLTPKFGLLNIVMEPFFKREVFDTYLVPISISYDRILEETLYAYELLGVPKPKESTTGLLKARRILSEKFGNIHVYFGDPVSLRSLAAGRMGRSPYNLVPRYIPQKQSEEMHTFVTEVAYKMQLLQIQNLVLSPWPLIVAVLLQNRPSMDFDALLEKTLWLKGLTQAFGGFLTWPDNEPAEAVIQSSILLHSNIVSLVKDRVILKMECGDSELVDGLIFQHITLLMCLAYRNQLLNVFVRPSLVAMALQMTPGFRKEDVYSCFRFLCSVFSDEFIFLPGNALKDFEEGCYLLCKSEAIQVMTRDILVTEKGNSVLEFLIGLFKPFVESYQIICKYLLNEEEDYFTEKQYFIRVRKFTSQLLDQGASQCYDVLSSDVQKNALAAFVRLGVVEKKKVNNDYIFNVNEPATTKLEEMLGCKTPVGKPATAKL